A genomic segment from Leptolyngbya boryana PCC 6306 encodes:
- a CDS encoding FAD/NAD(P)-binding protein, protein MPQEIDIAIVGAGMQALTLVAHLLQKREKMRNRFRVFDPSGNWIQQWNHQFAAYEIPHLRSPAAHHPDPDSFALRRFAESRPNQLFPPYDLPGTALYESFCQDVIRRWQLQECVISASIVRIEPLAQRFRLWLRDGRTVLARRVIMATGSAVTQVPSWVNQISTVYPDDRLVHSKAIDLRLLKLTGDRILIVGGGLTSGHLAIGAVNRGAQVSLMSRRSLYEKLFDADPGWTRPKHLKGFYREPDWFVRWQMIQQARNGGSMTPAMMTQLRRARHGGKLTFYPNCQIAQASWNGQHWKVVCEDGIVQEYDRIWLATGTRFDVTQDPLLAEMLEAYPIQIVNGLPVLDPCLRWASSELYVMGGLAALQVGPTARNISGAMLASDRMVPTLIKPRTALGRKIA, encoded by the coding sequence ATGCCCCAGGAAATTGATATCGCGATCGTTGGTGCTGGAATGCAAGCTCTTACGCTCGTTGCTCATCTGCTCCAGAAGCGCGAAAAGATGCGAAATCGGTTTAGGGTGTTTGATCCAAGCGGCAACTGGATACAGCAGTGGAATCATCAATTTGCAGCGTATGAGATTCCGCATTTGCGATCGCCTGCTGCTCATCATCCTGACCCCGATTCGTTTGCACTGCGACGATTTGCAGAGTCCCGACCGAATCAACTATTTCCGCCCTATGATTTGCCGGGAACTGCTTTGTATGAATCGTTTTGCCAGGATGTGATTCGGCGTTGGCAGCTACAAGAGTGTGTAATTTCAGCTTCGATCGTGCGAATTGAGCCTTTAGCGCAACGGTTTCGATTATGGCTTCGAGATGGGCGAACAGTTCTAGCACGAAGAGTCATTATGGCAACCGGAAGTGCTGTGACGCAAGTTCCAAGTTGGGTGAACCAGATTTCAACAGTTTATCCAGACGATCGCTTAGTCCATTCAAAGGCAATCGATTTACGCCTACTGAAATTAACTGGAGATCGCATTTTGATTGTAGGAGGTGGATTAACGAGCGGACACTTAGCGATCGGAGCAGTGAATCGAGGCGCACAAGTAAGTTTAATGTCACGTCGATCGCTCTACGAAAAGCTATTTGACGCTGATCCAGGCTGGACAAGACCGAAGCACTTAAAAGGCTTTTATCGGGAACCTGATTGGTTCGTTCGCTGGCAGATGATCCAACAAGCTCGCAATGGCGGATCAATGACCCCGGCAATGATGACTCAACTGCGTCGTGCCCGTCATGGTGGAAAACTCACGTTTTATCCTAACTGTCAAATCGCTCAAGCAAGTTGGAACGGTCAGCACTGGAAGGTCGTCTGTGAGGATGGCATAGTGCAGGAATACGATCGTATCTGGTTGGCTACAGGAACCCGATTCGATGTGACTCAAGATCCGTTGTTGGCAGAGATGCTAGAAGCTTATCCAATTCAAATTGTGAACGGACTACCTGTGTTAGATCCATGCTTGCGATGGGCAAGTTCTGAACTCTATGTGATGGGCGGATTAGCAGCACTGCAAGTCGGACCAACAGCCCGAAATATTTCTGGGGCAATGTTAGCCAGCGATCGGATGGTTCCAACTTTGATCAAACCGAGAACCGCACTCGGTCGAAAAATCGCTTGA
- the hemB gene encoding porphobilinogen synthase, whose protein sequence is MTAESSLHLTNRPRRLRCTSTLRSMVQETQLRVADLIYPLFVMEGEGQKVEVESMPGCYRYSLDFLLKEVAEGFELGIGAIALFPLIPDAQKDNAGTESYNPDGLIPRTVRAIKQQTPEIVVITDVALDPYSNQGHDGIVENGKILNDQTVAVLVKQAIAHAEAGADMVAPSDMMDGRVGAIRKALDQRGFIDVSILAYSAKYASAYYGPFRDALDSAPKFGDKKTYQMDAANAQEALKEVALDIAEGADIVMVKPALAYLDIIHRVRKHTHLPVAAYNVSGEYAMIKAAGQQGWIDEKKVILETLLSIKRAGADLILTYFAKEVALMLR, encoded by the coding sequence ATGACTGCTGAATCGAGTCTACATTTGACCAATCGCCCGCGTCGTCTGCGTTGTACATCTACCTTACGCAGCATGGTGCAAGAAACTCAGCTTCGAGTCGCAGATTTGATCTATCCTCTGTTTGTGATGGAAGGCGAAGGACAAAAGGTTGAAGTCGAGTCGATGCCTGGATGCTACCGATACTCGCTAGATTTTCTGCTGAAAGAAGTGGCGGAGGGGTTTGAGCTAGGAATTGGTGCGATCGCTCTATTTCCTCTAATTCCCGATGCTCAGAAAGATAATGCTGGCACCGAAAGCTACAATCCAGACGGTTTGATTCCTCGCACTGTTCGAGCGATTAAACAGCAGACTCCTGAGATTGTGGTGATTACTGATGTCGCGCTTGATCCTTATAGCAATCAAGGACACGATGGCATCGTCGAAAATGGCAAGATTTTGAATGATCAGACGGTTGCAGTGTTGGTAAAGCAAGCGATCGCACATGCTGAAGCAGGGGCAGATATGGTCGCTCCATCTGACATGATGGATGGACGAGTTGGAGCCATTCGCAAAGCTCTAGATCAGCGTGGATTCATTGATGTGAGCATTCTGGCTTATTCTGCGAAGTATGCGTCTGCTTACTATGGTCCGTTTCGGGATGCGCTCGATTCGGCTCCCAAGTTCGGCGATAAAAAGACTTATCAAATGGATGCCGCCAATGCTCAAGAAGCCTTAAAAGAGGTGGCACTGGATATTGCAGAAGGTGCAGATATTGTCATGGTCAAACCTGCACTGGCGTATCTGGATATCATTCACCGCGTTCGAAAACATACACATCTTCCAGTTGCAGCGTACAACGTGAGCGGCGAATATGCGATGATCAAAGCGGCTGGACAACAGGGCTGGATTGATGAGAAAAAGGTAATTCTAGAGACATTGCTGAGCATCAAACGGGCAGGAGCAGATTTAATTTTGACCTACTTTGCGAAAGAAGTTGCATTAATGTTGCGATAG
- a CDS encoding CobW family GTP-binding protein produces the protein MVTELETAVPVTVLTGYLGAGKTTLLNRILTHEHGKKVAVIVNEFGEVGIDNQLVIDTDEEIFEMNNGCICCTVRGDLIRMIGNLMKRRDRFDHIVIETTGLADPAPVIQTFFMDEDVQSLTSLDAVVTVVDAKHIAHHWEADEAQEQIAFADVILLNKIDLISVAELDELEKKIRSMNVMAKIYRTRDAQIEMDALLGVKAFDLDRALEIDPNFLGEDAHEHDETVTSVAIVESGALDGEKLNAWLGRLLRYQGQDIFRMKGILNIASEDNRFVFQGVHMLFDGKLDRPWKPNETRKNELVFIGRNLDETALKEDFRACLV, from the coding sequence ATGGTTACTGAACTAGAAACGGCCGTACCTGTCACCGTCTTGACGGGCTACTTAGGAGCAGGAAAAACAACTTTGTTAAACCGCATTCTCACCCACGAACACGGCAAGAAAGTTGCGGTGATTGTGAATGAGTTTGGCGAAGTCGGAATCGATAATCAGCTTGTGATCGATACCGATGAAGAAATTTTTGAGATGAATAATGGCTGTATCTGCTGTACAGTGCGGGGTGATCTAATCCGGATGATTGGCAATCTGATGAAACGGCGTGATCGCTTTGATCACATTGTCATCGAAACAACTGGTCTAGCTGATCCGGCTCCAGTCATTCAAACCTTTTTCATGGATGAAGATGTGCAATCTTTAACCAGTTTGGATGCAGTTGTAACGGTTGTAGATGCAAAGCATATTGCACATCATTGGGAGGCAGATGAGGCACAAGAACAAATTGCATTTGCGGATGTGATTTTGCTGAATAAGATCGATTTAATTTCAGTAGCAGAACTCGATGAGCTTGAAAAGAAGATTCGATCGATGAATGTAATGGCAAAAATTTATCGAACTAGAGATGCTCAAATCGAGATGGATGCGTTGCTAGGTGTGAAAGCATTTGATCTCGATCGCGCTTTAGAAATCGATCCGAATTTCCTCGGTGAAGATGCTCACGAACATGATGAAACAGTGACTTCAGTCGCGATCGTTGAATCTGGTGCACTGGATGGAGAAAAGCTAAATGCCTGGTTGGGTAGATTGTTGCGCTATCAAGGACAAGATATCTTTCGGATGAAAGGAATTCTAAACATTGCAAGCGAAGACAATCGTTTTGTATTTCAAGGGGTGCATATGTTGTTTGATGGTAAGCTCGATCGACCTTGGAAACCGAATGAGACGCGCAAAAATGAATTAGTCTTTATTGGTCGCAACTTAGATGAAACAGCGTTGAAAGAGGATTTTCGAGCATGTTTAGTGTAA
- a CDS encoding WD40 repeat domain-containing protein, protein MFSVSAKQRSLFELRHQSALSDYVTGIAWSPNGEGLAVCSAAGEILLYSMKTLESVVLQAATGYSIDGLAFSHDGQFLAAGGQSGEVNIWQFKPKPELIQTFKNKSAWIDQLQWSPTQNDLAFSLGKTVQIWNAESRERVTTLLFGDSSVSQIVWHPSGESISLGGYQGIKIWMTSNWDDDPYHLMVPSASVAVAWSPSGRYVASGNFDRTITVLEWGNPEPWMMRGFPGKIRDLAWSDQFASNAPLLASASVEGIVVWEKHEEEAIGWESRVLGTHEGVVQGLCFQPATMLLASASEDGSVILWWQATSIAQVLEGVSDGFSCLAWHPQGSYLVAGGEQGELLIWGKSSRGQGFKRR, encoded by the coding sequence ATGTTTAGTGTAAGTGCGAAACAGCGATCGCTCTTTGAGTTACGTCATCAGAGTGCGCTATCTGACTATGTGACTGGAATTGCCTGGTCGCCCAATGGCGAAGGGTTAGCAGTGTGTTCTGCTGCGGGAGAAATCCTCCTCTATTCGATGAAGACTCTTGAATCAGTTGTTCTGCAAGCTGCAACAGGGTACTCGATCGATGGTTTAGCCTTTTCTCATGATGGGCAATTTCTCGCCGCAGGAGGACAGTCAGGAGAAGTCAATATTTGGCAGTTCAAGCCAAAGCCCGAATTGATTCAGACCTTCAAAAACAAATCAGCTTGGATTGATCAACTTCAATGGAGTCCTACTCAGAATGATCTCGCATTCAGTCTAGGCAAAACAGTACAGATTTGGAATGCTGAATCTAGAGAGCGAGTAACGACACTCTTATTTGGTGATTCTTCAGTCTCTCAAATCGTTTGGCATCCTAGCGGAGAGAGTATCAGTCTCGGTGGTTATCAAGGGATCAAAATTTGGATGACAAGCAACTGGGATGATGATCCCTATCATTTGATGGTTCCTTCTGCGAGTGTTGCAGTCGCTTGGTCGCCGAGTGGTCGATATGTGGCATCGGGAAACTTCGATCGGACAATCACTGTTTTAGAATGGGGAAATCCTGAACCGTGGATGATGAGAGGTTTTCCAGGAAAGATTCGCGACCTGGCTTGGTCAGATCAATTCGCTAGCAATGCGCCCTTACTAGCCTCTGCGAGTGTAGAGGGCATTGTGGTCTGGGAAAAGCATGAAGAGGAAGCGATCGGATGGGAAAGCCGCGTTTTGGGCACTCATGAGGGTGTCGTTCAAGGACTTTGTTTTCAACCGGCTACAATGCTATTAGCTTCAGCTTCTGAAGACGGTTCGGTCATTTTATGGTGGCAAGCAACTTCAATCGCTCAAGTCTTAGAAGGCGTCTCAGATGGGTTTTCCTGCCTCGCGTGGCATCCTCAAGGGAGCTACCTTGTAGCAGGCGGAGAACAAGGTGAGCTTCTGATTTGGGGGAAATCTTCGCGAGGGCAAGGATTTAAGCGGCGCTAG
- a CDS encoding metal ABC transporter permease, translated as MRNALAIGLLVGILCPVVGSYLIVQRMALFGDVVAHCVLPGLSISFFLGIDILIGAFGAGILGASLIAWIRSQSRVKADAAMALTFSSFFALGVTLITVLKNKLDLDSFLFGDILGVTGADIQRTLMVTLIILLVVRLAYKEMLFYTFDKTGAQAIGLPINLIYFAFMSAVTLTIIVSMKAVGVILVISMLVGPALSAYLLVKELHHMMILGSVIGVFSSITGIYLSYYYNLPSGPAIVLVSSTLFILSLLFSPTQGILTRTKNPLSQRFR; from the coding sequence ATGCGAAATGCTCTAGCAATCGGGCTTTTAGTCGGTATACTCTGCCCAGTGGTCGGAAGCTACCTCATTGTGCAACGAATGGCACTGTTTGGGGATGTGGTCGCGCATTGCGTGCTACCAGGACTATCGATTTCGTTCTTTTTGGGGATTGATATTTTGATTGGGGCATTCGGTGCTGGAATCTTAGGTGCGTCTTTGATTGCTTGGATTCGATCTCAAAGTCGTGTAAAAGCTGATGCAGCCATGGCGTTAACTTTCTCGTCTTTCTTCGCGCTTGGTGTGACGCTGATTACAGTTCTAAAAAATAAGCTCGATCTAGATAGCTTTTTGTTTGGTGATATTCTCGGTGTAACGGGTGCAGATATCCAACGGACTTTAATGGTTACTTTGATCATTCTGCTTGTCGTTCGATTGGCTTATAAGGAAATGCTGTTCTATACGTTTGATAAGACGGGCGCTCAAGCAATTGGACTCCCAATCAATCTCATTTACTTTGCATTTATGTCAGCCGTTACACTTACAATCATTGTCAGTATGAAGGCGGTCGGCGTAATTTTAGTCATTTCGATGCTAGTCGGTCCCGCTTTGAGTGCTTACTTACTAGTCAAAGAACTCCATCATATGATGATATTAGGCTCAGTGATCGGAGTTTTCTCTAGTATCACAGGAATCTATCTCAGCTACTATTACAATCTGCCATCGGGACCTGCGATCGTGCTCGTTTCATCGACCCTATTCATTCTATCGCTACTATTCAGCCCCACCCAGGGCATTCTCACCCGGACTAAAAATCCTTTATCACAACGATTTCGTTAG
- a CDS encoding metal ABC transporter ATP-binding protein produces MLKVQQLAVSYRGMRGLDAVSFSIRAGELVGVVGPNGAGKSTMLKAMLGLIPIEHGKVEYCTCPLHRQLEKVAYIPQRSQIDWDYPITVWNVVLMARTRNLGWFRSPGRPANELVKSALARVEMLDLRHRRIGELSGGQQQRVFLARALAQQADLFFFDEPFTGVDKKTEGIMLDVFDELRSQGKILLLSTHEWGKSLSQLDRLLLLNQRLIASGTPQEVMTAENLQQAYGTYLQNPFHQDFDSTLAC; encoded by the coding sequence ATGTTGAAGGTTCAGCAATTAGCAGTTAGTTATCGAGGAATGAGGGGGCTGGATGCAGTGAGCTTCTCAATTCGAGCGGGTGAACTCGTTGGGGTGGTTGGACCGAACGGAGCCGGGAAAAGTACGATGCTCAAAGCAATGTTGGGCTTGATTCCGATTGAGCATGGAAAAGTTGAATATTGTACTTGTCCGTTGCATCGTCAGTTGGAAAAAGTCGCCTATATTCCCCAGCGATCGCAGATTGATTGGGACTATCCAATCACGGTTTGGAATGTGGTGCTCATGGCGCGAACTCGTAACTTAGGCTGGTTTCGCAGTCCCGGTCGCCCTGCAAACGAGCTTGTCAAGTCTGCTTTAGCACGAGTTGAGATGCTCGATTTGAGACATCGTAGAATCGGAGAGCTATCGGGTGGACAACAACAACGGGTATTTCTCGCACGAGCATTAGCCCAACAAGCAGATCTCTTCTTCTTTGATGAGCCATTTACGGGTGTAGACAAGAAGACAGAGGGAATTATGCTCGATGTGTTTGATGAACTGCGATCTCAGGGGAAAATCCTGCTGCTGAGTACTCATGAATGGGGAAAATCGCTCTCGCAACTCGATCGACTGCTGTTGCTCAATCAGCGGCTCATTGCATCCGGAACGCCGCAAGAAGTGATGACGGCTGAAAATTTGCAACAGGCTTATGGAACATATCTACAGAACCCGTTCCATCAAGATTTTGATTCTACACTCGCTTGCTAA
- a CDS encoding metal ABC transporter solute-binding protein, Zn/Mn family yields MATISIALSGFACTPQSSSTHQAASTPQASPRLEGVPKVVATNTILCDLTKQIAAATVNLTCLVKPGADPHIYQATPEDRKAIEQANLVLYGGYNFEPTLIKLIQASSNSAPKVAVNELAVPKPQQFEEDGQTETDPHVWHNAQNGVRIAEVIRDNLANIAPNNATLYADNAKKVTGEISQIDSWIKTQINSIPQASRTLVTTHDALGYYSQAYNIPVAALEGISTEEKPTAAKVKELVGEIQKKKVPTIYAELSINPQVIQTVANEANVKVAEEEIYADGLGEAGSRGETYQKMLIANTKAIVEGLRGQFTPFQAK; encoded by the coding sequence ATGGCAACGATCTCAATCGCTCTCAGTGGATTCGCCTGTACGCCTCAGTCATCCTCTACTCATCAAGCCGCCTCAACTCCGCAAGCCTCACCCAGGTTAGAAGGTGTACCCAAAGTTGTTGCAACTAATACAATCCTCTGTGATTTAACCAAGCAAATTGCAGCAGCGACAGTGAATTTAACTTGTTTAGTCAAACCTGGTGCAGATCCGCATATCTATCAAGCGACTCCCGAAGATCGTAAAGCGATCGAGCAAGCCAATTTAGTTCTATATGGAGGTTACAATTTTGAACCGACTCTGATCAAACTGATTCAAGCCTCATCGAATTCGGCTCCAAAAGTTGCAGTCAACGAACTTGCAGTTCCCAAGCCTCAGCAGTTTGAAGAAGATGGACAAACCGAGACTGATCCTCATGTCTGGCACAATGCCCAAAACGGAGTGCGAATTGCAGAAGTTATTCGCGATAACCTTGCAAACATTGCTCCAAACAATGCCACACTCTATGCAGACAATGCTAAAAAAGTAACCGGAGAAATTAGTCAAATTGATAGCTGGATCAAAACCCAGATCAATAGCATTCCTCAAGCTTCTAGAACATTAGTAACAACCCACGATGCACTAGGATACTATTCACAAGCTTATAACATTCCTGTTGCAGCCCTCGAAGGTATCAGTACTGAAGAAAAACCAACGGCTGCGAAGGTAAAAGAGCTAGTCGGGGAAATCCAAAAGAAAAAAGTCCCGACTATCTACGCTGAACTCTCGATCAATCCGCAGGTCATTCAAACAGTTGCGAACGAGGCAAACGTCAAGGTTGCTGAAGAAGAGATCTATGCCGATGGATTGGGTGAAGCAGGGAGTCGTGGAGAAACTTATCAGAAGATGCTAATTGCAAACACAAAAGCGATCGTCGAAGGATTGAGAGGTCAATTTACTCCGTTTCAAGCGAAATAG
- a CDS encoding carbohydrate ABC transporter permease, with amino-acid sequence MEVQKRLSLGLLVAGAGVVLLPLGVVFLTSLQSAEGSPGWTLENYRSAWEKGQFLLAFANSIFVAIAVTLFQLFTSALAGYALARLKFQGKQAILLIILATLVIPFQILVIPIFLVLKAGHLINTYGALILPTAVNGFGIFLMRQFFQGIPIELEEAAMLDGANRWQVIWRVMLPLSRPALVTLSLFTFIGEWNDLFKPLVFTTRPELRTVQLALASFQEQFTNSWSLMMAAVVIATLPIVVIFALGQRQLIRGIATTGIKN; translated from the coding sequence ATGGAAGTTCAGAAGCGTCTCAGTTTGGGACTGCTGGTGGCGGGGGCAGGAGTGGTGCTGTTGCCATTAGGAGTCGTTTTTCTAACGTCGTTGCAGTCGGCGGAAGGTTCCCCAGGTTGGACGCTGGAAAATTATCGCTCAGCTTGGGAAAAGGGACAGTTTTTGCTGGCATTTGCGAATTCGATTTTTGTGGCGATCGCGGTAACGCTGTTTCAACTGTTTACGTCGGCGCTGGCGGGGTATGCGCTGGCGCGGCTGAAGTTTCAGGGAAAACAGGCGATTTTATTAATCATTCTGGCGACGTTGGTGATTCCGTTTCAGATTTTGGTAATCCCAATTTTTCTTGTTTTGAAAGCGGGGCATTTGATTAATACTTACGGAGCATTAATTTTACCAACTGCGGTGAATGGGTTCGGGATTTTTCTGATGCGGCAATTTTTTCAGGGGATTCCGATCGAGCTTGAGGAAGCGGCGATGTTGGATGGGGCGAATCGGTGGCAGGTGATTTGGCGGGTGATGTTGCCGTTGTCGCGTCCGGCGTTGGTGACGTTATCGCTGTTTACGTTTATTGGCGAGTGGAATGATTTGTTTAAGCCGTTGGTGTTTACGACGCGACCGGAGTTAAGAACGGTGCAGTTGGCGTTGGCGAGTTTTCAGGAGCAGTTTACGAATAGTTGGTCGCTGATGATGGCGGCAGTGGTGATTGCGACTTTACCGATCGTGGTGATTTTCGCATTGGGTCAACGGCAATTGATTCGGGGCATTGCGACGACAGGAATTAAGAATTAG
- a CDS encoding aldehyde oxygenase (deformylating), which produces MPQLEATPEIDFQSELYKDAYSRINAIVIEGEQEANDNYQKLADLLPNDKDQLIGLARMENRHKKGFEACGRNLSVTPDMDFAREFFSELHKNFQVAAAEGKIVTCLLIQSLIIECFAISAYNIYIPVADDFARKITEGVIKDEYMHLNYGEEWLKANFEASKAELEEANKANLPLVWKMLNQVADDAQVLGMEREALVEDFMIQYGEALTNIGFTTRDVMRMSAHGLAAA; this is translated from the coding sequence ATGCCGCAACTTGAGGCGACCCCAGAGATTGACTTCCAGAGTGAACTCTATAAAGATGCCTATAGCCGAATTAACGCGATCGTCATCGAAGGCGAACAGGAAGCGAACGACAATTATCAAAAATTGGCAGACCTGCTGCCCAATGATAAAGACCAATTGATCGGACTCGCTCGCATGGAAAACCGCCACAAAAAAGGCTTTGAAGCCTGTGGTCGGAATCTCAGCGTCACCCCAGACATGGACTTCGCACGCGAATTTTTCTCCGAATTGCACAAAAACTTCCAAGTTGCGGCAGCCGAAGGAAAAATCGTCACCTGTCTGTTGATTCAATCGCTGATTATTGAATGCTTTGCGATCTCGGCATACAACATCTACATTCCTGTTGCAGACGACTTTGCTCGCAAAATCACTGAAGGTGTCATCAAAGACGAATACATGCACCTCAACTACGGCGAAGAATGGCTAAAAGCCAATTTTGAAGCCTCGAAAGCCGAATTGGAAGAAGCCAATAAAGCCAATTTGCCTTTAGTCTGGAAAATGCTGAATCAAGTTGCAGACGACGCACAAGTTCTCGGCATGGAACGCGAAGCCCTCGTCGAAGACTTCATGATTCAATACGGCGAAGCCCTCACCAACATTGGATTTACGACCCGTGATGTGATGCGGATGTCCGCGCATGGATTAGCTGCGGCATAG
- a CDS encoding long-chain acyl-[acyl-carrier-protein] reductase yields the protein MFGLIGHLTSLEHAQSVARELGYPEYADQGLDFWCSAPPQIVDTIRVKSATGQEIEGRYVESCFLPEMLATRRIKAATRKVINAMAHAQKNGINITALGGFSSIIFENFNLAQIKQVRNVMLEFERFTTGNTHTAYILCRQVEQASRQLGINLSDATVAVCGATGDIGSAVCRWLNTRADVAELLLIARNQERLQALQDELGRGKIQGLEEALPQADIIVWVASMPKGVEIDPTQLKQPCLLIDGGYPKNLGTKIQHPGVTVLNGGIVEHSLDIDWKIMSIVNMDVPARQLFACFAESMLLEFEKLHTNFSWGRNRITVEKMEQIGEASVRHGFRPLLLPNPN from the coding sequence ATGTTTGGTTTAATTGGTCATCTCACAAGTTTGGAACACGCTCAGTCTGTTGCACGAGAACTAGGGTATCCCGAATACGCGGATCAAGGTTTGGACTTCTGGTGTAGTGCACCGCCGCAGATTGTCGATACAATCCGAGTCAAAAGCGCCACGGGGCAAGAAATTGAAGGACGCTACGTGGAATCTTGCTTTTTGCCAGAAATGTTGGCAACTCGACGGATTAAAGCAGCGACACGCAAAGTGATTAACGCCATGGCACATGCTCAAAAAAATGGCATTAATATTACAGCACTCGGCGGATTCTCTTCGATTATTTTTGAGAATTTCAATCTGGCACAGATTAAACAAGTGCGGAATGTCATGCTGGAGTTTGAACGGTTTACGACCGGAAATACTCACACGGCGTACATTTTGTGTCGCCAGGTCGAACAAGCTTCCAGACAGTTGGGCATCAACTTGTCAGATGCAACGGTGGCGGTTTGTGGTGCAACGGGCGATATTGGCAGTGCCGTCTGTCGCTGGTTGAACACACGCGCTGATGTGGCAGAATTGCTGCTGATTGCTCGTAATCAAGAACGCTTGCAAGCTTTGCAAGATGAACTTGGGCGCGGCAAAATTCAGGGCTTAGAAGAAGCCCTGCCGCAAGCAGACATCATTGTCTGGGTCGCCAGTATGCCGAAAGGTGTGGAGATTGATCCGACTCAGTTAAAACAACCTTGTTTGCTGATTGATGGCGGCTACCCGAAAAACTTGGGAACCAAAATCCAGCATCCGGGCGTGACCGTACTCAACGGTGGCATTGTGGAACATTCACTGGACATTGATTGGAAAATCATGAGCATTGTCAATATGGATGTCCCGGCACGGCAACTGTTTGCTTGTTTTGCAGAATCGATGCTGCTGGAATTCGAGAAACTGCATACGAACTTCTCTTGGGGTCGCAATCGCATCACCGTCGAGAAGATGGAGCAGATTGGAGAGGCATCGGTTCGACATGGATTCCGTCCATTATTGCTGCCGAATCCAAACTAG
- a CDS encoding glycosyltransferase family 2 protein translates to MHGTEGSTIGFDRLSRLKLSVVIPCYNERGTIETVIQAVKASPIRNLEIIIVDDCSTDGTTELLKSKIEPIVDQVLYHSTNRGKGAALRTGFAAVTGDVAIVQDADLEYDPQEFPLLLRPIAEGRADVVFGSRFAGNQPHRVVYYWHMVGNKFLTTLSNMLTNINLTDMETCYKAFRREVIQSIRIEENRFGFEPEVTAKVARMGCRIYEVGISYYGRTYKEGKKIGWKDGFRAIYCIMKYNLFASKRAYPVSDASQTLRQQPSPHR, encoded by the coding sequence ATGCACGGTACTGAGGGATCTACTATCGGTTTCGATCGCTTGTCTCGCTTAAAACTCTCGGTTGTGATTCCTTGCTATAACGAGCGAGGCACGATCGAGACCGTAATTCAAGCGGTAAAAGCCTCTCCTATTCGCAATCTCGAAATCATTATTGTCGATGATTGCTCTACAGATGGCACAACAGAACTGTTGAAATCGAAAATTGAACCGATCGTTGATCAAGTGCTCTACCACAGTACAAATCGGGGCAAAGGGGCAGCATTACGAACCGGATTCGCAGCGGTGACAGGAGATGTTGCGATCGTTCAAGACGCAGATTTAGAATATGATCCGCAGGAATTTCCGCTATTGTTAAGGCCGATCGCAGAGGGTCGAGCAGACGTTGTATTTGGTTCACGATTTGCGGGAAATCAGCCGCATCGCGTCGTTTACTATTGGCATATGGTCGGCAACAAATTTCTGACCACACTCTCGAATATGCTGACCAATATTAATCTGACCGATATGGAAACCTGCTACAAGGCATTTCGGCGTGAGGTGATTCAATCGATTCGGATTGAAGAAAATCGATTTGGATTTGAACCTGAAGTCACTGCTAAAGTCGCTCGCATGGGATGTCGTATCTACGAAGTTGGCATCTCTTACTATGGGCGAACCTACAAAGAAGGTAAGAAAATCGGCTGGAAAGATGGATTTCGCGCCATCTACTGCATTATGAAATACAACTTATTCGCCTCGAAGCGTGCTTATCCTGTTTCAGACGCTAGCCAAACGCTCAGACAGCAGCCCTCACCTCACCGATAA